A region of the Gopherus flavomarginatus isolate rGopFla2 chromosome 3, rGopFla2.mat.asm, whole genome shotgun sequence genome:
TTATGCTGTATGAACAAAACCAATTACAGAGAAAAGGAGGCTGAAGAAAATAGAATCTCTCTCCCAGCCAATCCAAAAGATGTTGCCGGCTGAAGACATTAAGCAATTCAGTCTACAGTTAACCTAATAGCAGTTTCCACCAGGCCTGAAGTCTGTCATCTGTGCAGCCATACTCTACAGAATTCCTGACACTGAACTGAAACTGAATTGAACTGAAACTAAACTACCTTAATTCCTTATGACAGCTCTATAGCAATAAATCCTGTTCCTAAAAATAGAGTATGCATAGTGCATCTTCCATGCTCTGCTACTATGAATAATATTCAAAAGTCACCAAACTGTTATTCCTAGAGATTCATTCATATTGTCGTAAAGACTGCCAGAAAGAAGGCTTACACAGTGTTGATAAATCACAGATCAGTATGTTCTTTTCCTGCCATCAACTTTTGCAAGGACATTTTCGCTTTACCTTTTCTCTGATAAAATACAAGCTGATATACAaaacattttgtataaaataatctTCTTCAGTACTAAGAAATGAACAGCAAAAACAAATAGCAATGATTCAGTAAAACATAATGCAGCTCTTTCAGCTTATGATCTGTGTGTATTTAGCATTTAGGCTGAGGACACATTTAACAAGACAGTAATGTTAAATATAGATTTATCAATTTACATTGAATCTATTAAATctaattttaatttcattttaggaTGAAGAAAAATATGATATTCTGTTAAAAGCAATTTGCATTGTACATATTACAACCATATTAAGCATCTATAGCAGGTGTATTTATTCAGCTAGATACAGGTGTGTCATGAGCTTTAAGTTGTCAAACAGAAAATTCCACTGAGACTTCAGTGACTGCacaatttcaattttaatttcCAGAGGTATTTGTGCTTTTGGGATTATGCCAAAGCAGTTCAAGAAGGAGCTATAAGACCTCCCCCAATAGGTGCTTGGGCTAACAGAAATGTCTCCCCTATCCGCTACTTGTGGCAAATGAATTCCAGAGCTGGTTATCCACAATATCTTGTAAAAGTGAAATCTAGGGGACGTGAAAAAGTAAAAACTAATCTCTGAAGCACAGAGCACTGTGCCGAGAGACTTCCAGACTATATCCTCTTCAATTTCATTTTGATCAGTCTATATAATTTCATATTCACTACAAATGATATATAAAAAAGGAtcacacctccctccccctttcccctcacTCAAATTAGTCTTCTATGGAAAGGAAGTTGTCTGTATACTCTCAATAactctattagtctataaggcaGCAAGAAGCATTAATAAACTCTGGGTGTATTATATCCTTCAGGACAGAACTATTACACTGCAGAGGAACCCTGAAATTATGTAAACACATATTCCAGATTAAGTTCCCTGTAACTGTGCTCTGTAGAGCTGGTTCTCAGACTATCTGAAATTAAAGCCTGCTGTTGACCAAATACAAAACACTGGAGTCCCCCGGATGGAAACTAAAAATCAAGTGAATTTGTTACCTTGGATGAACTCCGATTTCCTGCTTACAGAAGGTAAGGTCTTCTTCAGCCCCAGGATCCTGTCTAAATGGAAGGCAAACACCTCACTCATATCAAGGGGTCTCTTGATGAGGCCACAGTACCCTTGACTGCAAGCTGCTCCTGTGGCACTGGGATTCCTTTCGAACACCAATAGGACTCCATGCTGAGAGGGTGCTTCTTGGATACTGCCTATCTGGGAATCTGCCAGCAAACGCATGCTTAGGATGTCATCTTTGCTCAGCCACGAGGGGGACTTCTCACTGTATATCCTGATATTACTCTCCCGAGCCTGGGGCTGCACATTTACACCTCCTGAAACCCCAATATGTCTTCGGTGTCCCCTGCccgctgcctctctctctccatcccagtGCTTCTTCAGTTGGTGCCTTGGTGTCTCTGGAACTACTGCTGCCCTCATTATTCCCATGGAGTAGCTAGTCCGCCCCTGCTGCTGGGACAAGGCCTCCTCCTGCCCAGTGACACCTGCTGGAAAGCGCTGCCTATAGGACAAAGGGAATGCATGCTTCTTCCTGAGTTTGGGTTTCACACTGCCTCGGATGTTGGTGGGTTTACTGCGCTTGGACCGCAGTGTGATGTACACCACATTGGGTGGCGCTGGGGTCCCATTGCCAGCCATCTGGGGCCCTTGGAGATCAGGTGGAAACAAAGTGCCATCCAGTGGGATCCCCAGAAAAGGTGTCTGACCAGCATCTTGAAGACTCCTGGAACTGACCTTCTGGCGTCCCCCTCTGTGCTGGGGTAAAATGTGACCCACTTGACTGACCAGAAACCCCAGGTATAGCACACAGGCTACACCCAGCAGCAGATTCCTCCTGGTCCTCGGACGCCTGCCACTGCAGAGCCTCAGCACCCGTGGGGTGCACAGCGAGCAAACAAACCAGTTTATGATTTGGCCTGGCTGATCTAGGAAGGTCATTTCTCTGGTGAATCCACATGATGAAAGCAGCTTATAGTCTTCAGTGGTTTCCAGCCAGGAGGATGATGCATGATTTCCCGTCTCAGATCTCTATTTCTTCTTTTCCAAACAGCTTCCAGTGCAAGTGGTGCACAGGGGCCAGTGGTGTGGCTGGGAATGACTCTGACACCACCTCAACAAGCTGCTAAACTCTTATCAGCCAGCACAGAGGAAGTGACTTGTTTCAGAGAATGAACGGAGTCAACTGTGTAAACAAAGTTAAAGGAGTCAGGATCCAAAATGTCTGAGTCCCCTCTGTGAGctgtgaaaggaaaaaaattgcaaataatATTTCATTATCCACACGGCATATCTCTTTCTCATTGTGTAGCTCTAAAGGAAAGGTAGAGATCTAGAGACATGCCATATTAGAGATTTCAGATTAAAATGAGAAGATAAATAAAACCCCAACATCATGGGACACAAGTTACAATTTACAGTCCCAAGTAATTGAACTCCTGCACTAGGAGGAAGACTTGGAAAAGCCAGACTTTCCTCTTCTTATGTTATGATAGGCACGTCCTCAAAGTAAAACCACATCTTTTGTTGCCTCATGTTAGTTTTAAAATATAGTGCTATAACCAGCCCAGTAACTGAACCAATTCAAATATGAACATTTCCATTATCAAACAATGATTACACCCTGCCCAGTAACAGCTCACATGCTTCATAATCCTACATTAAAGATAAAATATTGTTAAATCTATACTCTTGTGAAGCTATAAAATAGCATTTCCTAAACAACTGACtataattttcaaataaaataaaaagtactgTCATCTCTCTCaaggaaaaaaacccataaatGCAGAGTTTATTGCACTACAAAGATATAGAAATAGTCTTACCTATTCAGCTTGCCCCATCCTTGGCTGTGGTAAATCTCTTATAATCATGCCAAGAACTTAGTAAAAGCAGCGTTTCTTAATGTACCCTAACACACATCCCAGACTTAAGTGTGCTCCACATTTTAGATATTTGATTGCAGGCTTAATGCTCTTTGCAAATGTACTAGCTGTACAGGGAAGCTGTTTGC
Encoded here:
- the GASK1B gene encoding Golgi-associated kinase 1B isoform X2, which encodes MTFLDQPGQIINWFVCSLCTPRVLRLCSGRRPRTRRNLLLGVACVLYLGFLVSQVGHILPQHRGGRQKVSSRSLQDAGQTPFLGIPLDGTLFPPDLQGPQMAGNGTPAPPNVVYITLRSKRSKPTNIRGSVKPKLRKKHAFPLSYRQRFPAGVTGQEEALSQQQGRTSYSMGIMRAAVVPETPRHQLKKHWDGEREAAGRGHRRHIGVSGGVNVQPQARESNIRIYSEKSPSWLSKDDILSMRLLADSQIGSIQEAPSQHGVLLVFERNPSATGAACSQGYCGLIKRPLDMSEVFAFHLDRILGLKKTLPSVSRKSEFIQDGLPCPVILWDSSLASTNNRTHSSVRLNWGAYQQLLKQKCWQNGKVPKAEWGCTEIHHYEWSKMALFDFLLQNLSAEDLALSYFAVPVSHALGKGRESPAVTTVFFISPSPAKGCCYSAIDTPTSLRNRWPGSTRGVRLGDAEHHNLQSTGQKLLWVQTSQGGFLCPERTEAEMRRSRFC
- the GASK1B gene encoding Golgi-associated kinase 1B isoform X1, translated to MTFLDQPGQIINWFVCSLCTPRVLRLCSGRRPRTRRNLLLGVACVLYLGFLVSQVGHILPQHRGGRQKVSSRSLQDAGQTPFLGIPLDGTLFPPDLQGPQMAGNGTPAPPNVVYITLRSKRSKPTNIRGSVKPKLRKKHAFPLSYRQRFPAGVTGQEEALSQQQGRTSYSMGIMRAAVVPETPRHQLKKHWDGEREAAGRGHRRHIGVSGGVNVQPQARESNIRIYSEKSPSWLSKDDILSMRLLADSQIGSIQEAPSQHGVLLVFERNPSATGAACSQGYCGLIKRPLDMSEVFAFHLDRILGLKKTLPSVSRKSEFIQDGLPCPVILWDSSLASTNNRTHSSVRLNWGAYQQLLKQKCWQNGKVPKAEWGCTEIHHYEWSKMALFDFLLQIYNRLDRNCCGFKPRKEDSCVQKGLKLKCEDQDSVDLTHIIQRRHDPRHLVFIDNKGFFDRSEDNLDFKILQGIKEFPESAVSVLKSQRLREKLLQSLFLDKVYWESQGGRRGIEKLIDVVERRAKILLTYINAHGVKVSPMSE
- the GASK1B gene encoding Golgi-associated kinase 1B isoform X3 — encoded protein: MTFLDQPGQIINWFVCSLCTPRVLRLCSGRRPRTRRNLLLGVACVLYLGFLVSQVGHILPQHRGGRQKVSSRSLQDAGQTPFLGIPLDGTLFPPDLQGPQMAGNGTPAPPNVVYITLRSKRSKPTNIRGSVKPKLRKKHAFPLSYRQRFPAGVTGQEEALSQQQGRTSYSMGIMRAAVVPETPRHQLKKHWDGEREAAGRGHRRHIGVSGGVNVQPQARESNIRIYSEKSPSWLSKDDILSMRLLADSQIGSIQEAPSQHGVLLVFERNPSATGAACSQGYCGLIKRPLDMSEVFAFHLDRILGLKKTLPSVSRKSEFIQDGLPCPVILWDSSLASTNNRTHSSVRLNWGAYQQLLKQKCWQNGKVPKAEWGCTEIHHYEWSKMALFDFLLQTPTSLRNRWPGSTRGVRLGDAEHHNLQSTGQKLLWVQTSQGGFLCPERTEAEMRRSRFC